DNA from Microbacterium foliorum:
GACACGCGCACCCGCTACCGCGAGAGACTGTCCCCCAGCCTGTGGCTGTTGGTGACGGTGGCTCTCGCCGGTCCGATGGTCGCGCTCATCGCGGTGCCCGCCGGCTCCACGATCGCTCTGGTCGCCGGGGCCGCCGTCTCGGCGCTGCTGGTGATCGCCGTGATCGCGGTCACCCCCGTCGTCGCGGTCGACGGCGACGTGCTGCGTGCGGGTCGAGCGCACATCGAGGTCCGCCACCTCGGCATGCCGATCGCTCTGACGGCCGAGGACGCCCGCCAGGCTCGCGGCCCGGGGCTTCCTGCACGCGGCTGGCACCTGATCCGCGGCGGCATCGACGGTCTGGTCGTGGTGCCCGACATCGACCCCGATGACCCCGTCGGCACCTGGACGATCTCGAGCAGGACGCCCGACCGACTCGCCGCGGCGATCGTCGCCGCGCAGGGCTGAGCGCGCTCCGCTCCGCGAGCCCGCGGCCTCCGGGCCGCGCACGACCCGGGAAACTGCGGGGCATCCCCGAAAAGACGACGCGCCCCCGACCGTGACGGTCCGGGGCGCGTTTCTTCTCGCTCTGGTGCGCTCAGGCGGCGCACTCCTTGCAGATGGGGCCGGAGGCTCCTTCGTGGTCGAGCTGCGAACGGTGCTTCACGAGGAAGCAGTTCATGCAGGTGAACTCGTCCTGCTGCGGCGGCAGCACGACGACATCGAGCTCGAGATCGGAGAGGTCGGCTCCGGGGAGGTCGAAGCTGGACGGGTTGTCCGCATCCTCGTCTCCCGAAGAACCGGAGAGCTTGTCCGGCACACGCTCCTTGAGGGCTTCGATCGACTCGGAGTCGTCTTCACTCTTTCGAGGGGCGTCGTAATCGGTTGCCATGTGGTGAATCTCCACTTTCATGCGAGTGGGTGGTGCGCCGTCGGGGGTAATCGGCGGCCATAGTTTGCATGACCACGAGGGAATAAGCAAATGCTCGTGGGTGCGACAGAGCAAACTCACGGCACGCCCAGAGTATTCCCGCCCCTGACCCGCCCTGCGTGACACCATGAGGGGACACCCATCAGAGGGGCATTCGCATGGAAAACGTCACCATCGTCGGCACGGAGGCAGGCCTGCTCGTACTCGCGACCGAGTCGGGCGAGCGGTTCGCGCTGCCCATCGACGACGTCCTGCACCGCGAGCTCCGTCGCGCCACGCGCCAGAGCGAGCCGTCTGCACAGCGCCTCGCCGCGAGCCCGCGCGACATCCAGGCGCAGATCCGCGCAGGACTCACCACGACCGAGGTCGCCGAGCTGCTGGGCATCGCCGTCGACGACGTCGTGCGCTTCGAAGGACCGGTGCTCGCCGAGCGCGAGCACGTGATCGGTCAGGCACTCGCCGTCCCCGTGCTGATCGGCAGCGATGTCGAGCCCGACGCGCAGCCGACCTTCGGCACCGCCATCCGCGCCAAGCTCGCCGAGGTCGAGGCCTCCGCCGAGCGGTGGGCGAGCTGGAAGGGCGAGAACGGCTGGGTCATCAAGCTCGAGTTCAGCGCCAACGACGTCGACCACGACGCGCGCTGGAGCTTCGACCCCCGCCGCAGCGCGCTCGCACCGCTCAACGCCGATGCGACCCAGTTGTCCCGCCAGGGTTCGCTTCCCGACGGACTGATCCCCCGGTTGCGTGCGGTCGACGCCGAGCGTCAGCCTTCGCCCTACAAGGACGACAGCCGATTCGACTCCGGAGCGTTCGGACCGCGACTCGTGCCCACGCCCGAGAACGAGGTCGACGACGTCGCGCTGCCCGAGCGGTCCGCCGCCGCCGCGCAGAACGCCGCGACGAAGCGAGCACCCGAATCCGCGACCACCAGCCCGGAGACCGCAGATCTGCTGGAGGCGCTCCGCCGCCGCCGCGGTCAACGCGAGACCGCTCCCCTGCTCGAGCATCCCGATGACGACGACGAGTCCGGCCCGATCGCGCTGTTCGATGCGTTCGAGAGCGACCGGTCCGACGAGCGCGAAGACGAACCCGCGGCACCGGCCGAGCCGACGAACGAGACGAGCGGCAGGCGCAAGCGGCGCAACGCCATGCCGTCGTGGGATGAGATCGTCTTCGGCGCCAGGACCGACGAGTAGACGCGGCGTCAGCGCGCGAAGGACCCCAGCCGGAGCAACGGCACCTGTCTCTCCTCCGGGGTGAGACCGCCGTGCTGTCCGACCATGCCGCGACCGCGCTGATCCGCGGCCGTCCCGTCGTAGACCGCACCGCTCCCCCGGGCGACGATCAGCAGGTCGCCCATCCGCGACGCGGCGGCAGGGGTGACCCGCGGCCCGAAGAGACCCGCGGCGATCGCCTCCGCTCGGGTGCCCACATCGGCCAGTCCCCGCAGATCCGACGACCACTGCGCGGCGACGGCCGCGGCATCCGTCTCGGGATCCGTGTAGACATGCAGCATCCTGGGCTCGCCGCCGACGTGACGGACGCCAGCGAGGTGCTCCGCCTCGAGGACGACCTGCCGATGCGCCGGGACATCGACCATCCCGTGGTCCGAGGTGACGAGGACGCCGACCCCCGGGGGCACGCGGAGAGACAGGGCGCCGTCGATCTCCTCGAGCGCCGCGACCCACTGGGCGGAGTCGACGCCGTATCTATGCCCCGCCTTGTCGACCTCGGGCAGGTAGCAGTAGACGAGCGCACCGGGGTTCCGCTCGGCCAGGTCGTAGGCCGCGGCCACGCGATCCGCCGGTGTCTGCGCGGCGACGAAGCTGGCTCCGCGCAGCGTCGCCCGAGTGAATCCGCTCTCGGCATAGGCGGCGACACCGACCGCGTACGCCGGTCGTCCCTCTGCGATCGCTCGCTCGAAGATCGTCGGGGCAGCCTGCCAGGTCATCGGATCCAGGCCCTCGGATTCCCACCCGGTCAGCTGGTTCACGAGCACGTCCCGCGAGGGATCCCGCACTCGGTATCCGACCAGTCCATGCTCGCCCGGCCATGCACCCGTCAGGATGCTGGTGAGCGCCGCCGCGGTGGTCGAAGGGAAGACCGAGTACGCCACGTCCTTCTTCGCCATACCCGCCGTGAGTGCGCGCGCGTGACCGGCATGAGCGCGCAGACTGATGGCCCCGAGTCCGTCGACGAGGACCAGGACGACCGAATCGGCACGCGGGAGCACCGCGGAGTCGCCGTGAAGGGCGTCGAACACGTCGTCCGCCACCCCGACGATGCTCCGAGCGGCGGCGGGCTCGGCCGGTAGAATGAGGGACACCCGAGCCAGTCTGACACAGGCTCCCCCACGCGCTCAGTCTTTGCACAACTCAGCCTTCGCACACTCAGGATGGCCATGCCGAAGAACCCGCCTGCCGAGCTCGCACCGGAGCGAATCCAGGACATCGATCTCGAGACCGAGATGCAGGGTTCATTCCTGGAGTACGCCTACTCGGTGATCTACTCCCGGGCGCTGCCCGATGCGCGTGACGGTCTGAAGCCCGTGCAGCGACGGATCCTCTACCAGATGTCCGAGATGGGACTGCGTCCCGACCGCGGCCACGTCAAGAGCGCCCGCGTCGTCGGCGAGGTCATGGGAAAGCTGCATCCTCATGGTGATTCGGCGATCTACGACGCACTGGTGCGTCTCGCTCAGGACTTCGCGCTCCGGGTGCCGCTCGTCGACGGGCACGGCAACTTCGGTTCACTCGACGACGGTCCCGCCGCCGCCCGATACACGGAGGCGCGGCTCGCCTCGCCGGCGATGGCCCTCACCGAGAACCTCGACGAGGATGTCGTCGACTTCGTGCCGAACTACGACGGGCAGTTCCAGCAGCCCTCGGTGCTGCCTGCGGCGTTCCCGAACCTGCTCGTCAACGGCGCGAGCGGCATCGCGGTCGGCATGGCCACCAACATGGCCCCGCACAACCTGATCGAGGTCGTCGCCGCGGCCACGCACCTTCTCGAGAACCCCGATGCCACCACCGAGGAGCTGATGGAGTTCGTGCCTGGCCCGGACTTCCCTTCCGGCGGCATCCTGATGGGCCTCGACGGCGTGAAGGACGCCTACGCGAACGGCCGCGGCGCTCTCAAGGTGCGCGGCAAGGTCTCGGTGGAACCGCTCGGACCGCGGCGCACCGGGATCGTCGTCTCCGAGCTGCCGTACATGGTCG
Protein-coding regions in this window:
- a CDS encoding alkaline phosphatase family protein, whose translation is MSLILPAEPAAARSIVGVADDVFDALHGDSAVLPRADSVVLVLVDGLGAISLRAHAGHARALTAGMAKKDVAYSVFPSTTAAALTSILTGAWPGEHGLVGYRVRDPSRDVLVNQLTGWESEGLDPMTWQAAPTIFERAIAEGRPAYAVGVAAYAESGFTRATLRGASFVAAQTPADRVAAAYDLAERNPGALVYCYLPEVDKAGHRYGVDSAQWVAALEEIDGALSLRVPPGVGVLVTSDHGMVDVPAHRQVVLEAEHLAGVRHVGGEPRMLHVYTDPETDAAAVAAQWSSDLRGLADVGTRAEAIAAGLFGPRVTPAAASRMGDLLIVARGSGAVYDGTAADQRGRGMVGQHGGLTPEERQVPLLRLGSFAR
- a CDS encoding DUF4193 domain-containing protein, which gives rise to MATDYDAPRKSEDDSESIEALKERVPDKLSGSSGDEDADNPSSFDLPGADLSDLELDVVVLPPQQDEFTCMNCFLVKHRSQLDHEGASGPICKECAA
- the sepH gene encoding septation protein SepH; translated protein: MENVTIVGTEAGLLVLATESGERFALPIDDVLHRELRRATRQSEPSAQRLAASPRDIQAQIRAGLTTTEVAELLGIAVDDVVRFEGPVLAEREHVIGQALAVPVLIGSDVEPDAQPTFGTAIRAKLAEVEASAERWASWKGENGWVIKLEFSANDVDHDARWSFDPRRSALAPLNADATQLSRQGSLPDGLIPRLRAVDAERQPSPYKDDSRFDSGAFGPRLVPTPENEVDDVALPERSAAAAQNAATKRAPESATTSPETADLLEALRRRRGQRETAPLLEHPDDDDESGPIALFDAFESDRSDEREDEPAAPAEPTNETSGRRKRRNAMPSWDEIVFGARTDE
- a CDS encoding DUF3093 domain-containing protein, with the translated sequence MQNIDPDTRTRYRERLSPSLWLLVTVALAGPMVALIAVPAGSTIALVAGAAVSALLVIAVIAVTPVVAVDGDVLRAGRAHIEVRHLGMPIALTAEDARQARGPGLPARGWHLIRGGIDGLVVVPDIDPDDPVGTWTISSRTPDRLAAAIVAAQG